A genomic region of Raphanus sativus cultivar WK10039 chromosome 6, ASM80110v3, whole genome shotgun sequence contains the following coding sequences:
- the LOC108806725 gene encoding protein yippee-like At3g55890: MGRAFGIELEGPVYTCKWCDTHLGVPSDLISKETEDGCLVYVFSRLFNTILLAEANADFHDIYCVGCSNDIGLYGVSDPNCFRVLRSELQGPEGSDDEV, encoded by the exons ATGGGAAGAGCGTTCGGGATAGAACTCGAGGGACCAGTGTATACTTGCAAATGGTGCGACACACATCTCGGAGTCCCCAGTGATCTCATCTCCAAGGAGACCGAG GATGGTTGCCTCGTATATGTGTTCAGTAGACT CTTCAATACAATACTTCTGGCTGAAGCAAATGCTGACTTCCATGATATCTATTGTGTCGGTTGTTCCAATGACATCGGCCTTTATGGC GTAAGTGATCCAAATTGTTTCAGGGTTTTGAG GAGCGAACTCCAAGGACCGGAAGGAAGCGATGATGAGGTTTAG